In Brachypodium distachyon strain Bd21 chromosome 2, Brachypodium_distachyon_v3.0, whole genome shotgun sequence, one genomic interval encodes:
- the LOC100839503 gene encoding beta-galactosidase 13 produces MATTTMARASLALVLLLITAAVGAANCTTVAYNDRALVIDGQRRIVLSGSIHYPRSTPEMWPDLIKKAKEGGLDAIETYVFWNGHEPRPRQYNFAGNYDIVRFFKEIQNAGMYAILRIGPYICGEWNYGGLPAWLRDIPGMQFRMHNQPFEHEMETFTTLIVNKLKDANMFAGQGGPIILSQIENEYGNIMANLTDAQSASEYIHWCAAMANKQNVGVPWIMCQQDADVPPNVINTCNGFYCHDWFPKRTDIPKIWTENWTGWFKAWDKPDFHRSAQDIAFAVAMFFQKRGSLQNYYMYHGGTNFGRTAGGPYITTSYDYDAPLDEYGNIREPKYGHLKDLHAVLKSMEKILVHGDFSDINYGRNVTVTKYTLDGSSVCFISNQFDDRDANATIDGTTHVVPAWSVSVLPDCKAVAYNTAKIKAQTSVMVKKPNTVEQEPENLKWSWMPEHLKPFMTDEKGSFRKNELLEQITTSTDQSDYLWYRTSFEHKGEAKYKLSVNTTGHQIYAFVNGKLAGRQHSPNGAFIFQLESPVKLHDGKNYLSLLSATMGLKNYGALFELMPAGIVGGPVKLVDNNGSTIDLSNSSWSYKAGLAGEHRQIHLDKPGYKWHGDNGTIPINRAFTWYKATFQAPAGEEAVVADLMGLNKGVAWVNGNNLGRYWPSYVAAEMGGCHHCDYRGAFKAEGDGLKCLTGCNEPAQRFYHVPRVFLRAGEPNTVVLFEEAGGDPSRVGFHTVAVGPVCVEAAEKGDNVTLSCGQHKGRTISSVDLASYGVTRGQCGAYQGGCESKAAYEAFAEACVGKESCTVQHTDAFSGAGCQSGVLTVQATC; encoded by the exons ATGGCCACGACGACGATGGCGCGTGCGTCGCTAGCACTCGTGCTCCTGCTCATCACGGCGGCCGTGGGTGCAGCCAACTGCACAACCGTCGCCTACAATGACCGCGCGCTCGTCATCGACGGCCAGCGCCGCATCGTGCTCTCGGGATCGATCCACTACCCCAGAAGCACACCTGAG ATGTGGCCGGATCTGATCAAGAAGGCCAAGGAAGGTGGCCTCGACGCCATCGAGACCTATGTCTTCTGGAATGGCCACGAGCCGCGGCCGCGCCAG TACAACTTCGCGGGGAACTACGACATCGTCAGGTTCTTCAAAGAGATCCAGAACGCCGGCATGTACGCAATCCTTCGCATTGGCCCGTACATCTGTGGCGAATGGAACTATGG AGGACTTCCCGCCTGGCTGCGTGACATTCCAGGCATGCAGTTCAGAATGCACAACCAGCCTTTCGAG CACGAGATGGAGACCTTCACCACGCTCATCGTCAACAAGCTAAAGGATGCAAATATGTTCGCTGGTCAGGGCGGCCCGATCATCCTGTCTCAG ATCGAGAACGAGTACGGGAACATTATGGCCAACTTGACAGATGCGCAATCGGCCTCGGAGTACATACACTGGTGCGCGGCCATGGCCAACAAGCAGAACGTTGGCGTCCCCTGGATCATGTGCCAACAAGATGCCGATGTCCCACCGAATGtg ATCAACACCTGCAACGGATTCTATTGCCACGACTGGTTCCCCAAACGGACTGATATTCCTAAGATTTGGACCGAAAACTGGACCGGCTG GTTCAAAGCCTGGGACAAGCCGGATTTCCACCGGTCAGCCCAGGACATTGCTTTCGCGGTCGCCATGTTCTTCCAGAAGCGCGGATCGCTCCAAAACTACTACATG TATCACGGTGGAACCAACTTCGGCCGCACTGCGGGAGGCCCGTACATCACCACCAGCTACGATTACGACGCACCTTTGGATGAGTACG GTAACATCAGGGAGCCCAAATACGGCCACTTGAAGGACCTCCACGCCGTGCTCAAATCCATGGAGAAGATCCTGGTCCATGGAGATTTCAGTGACATAAACTATGGCAGGAACGTCACG GTCACCAAGTACACCTTAGATGGTTCCTCCGTTTGCTTCATTAGCAACCAATTCGACGATAGAGATGCCAACGCAACGATTGATGGAACTACTCACGTTGTGCCTGCTTGGTCTGTCAGCGTTCTGCCTGACTGCAAAGCCGTCGCCTACAACACCGCTAAG ATCAAGGCACAGACATCCGTCATGGTGAAGAAACCTAACACAGTAGAGCAAGAGCCTGAGAACTTGAAATGGTCATGGATGCCTGAGCACCTCAAGCCTTTCATGACTGATGAGAAAGGCAGCTTCAGAAAGAACGAGCTCTTGGAGCAGATCACTACGTCAACCGACCAAAGTGACTATTTGTGGTATAGGACAAG TTTTGAGCACAAGGGGGAGGCCAAGTACAAGCTCTCCGTGAACACTACTGGCCATCAGATATATGCTTTTGTCAATGGGAAGCTTGCTG GACGACAGCATTCTCCCAACGGTGCTTTTATCTTCCAACTCGAGTCTCCAGTGAAGCTACATGATGGCAAGAACTACCTTTCTCTCCTAAGCGCCACCATGGGCCTTAAG AACTACGGAGCATTGTTTGAGCTTATGCCGGCCGGCATTGTTGGGGGACCAGTGAAGCTGGTCGACAACAACGGCTCCACCATTGACCTCTCCAACAGCTCCTGGTCATACAAG GCTGGTTTGGCCGGTGAGCACAGGCAGATCCATCTGGACAAACCAGGCTACAAATGGCATGGTGACAACGGCACTATCCCCATCAACAGGGCCTTCACTTGGTACAAG gccacGTTCCAAGCTCCAGCCGGGGAagaggcggtggtggcggaCCTGATGGGCCTGAACAAGGGCGTGGCGTGGGTGAACGGCAACAACCTGGGCCGGTACTGGCCTTCGTACGTGGCGGCCGAGATGGGCGGGTGCCACCACTGCGACTACCGCGGCGCGTTCAAGGCGGAGGGCGACGGCCTAAAGTGCCTGACGGGCTGCAACGAGCCGGCCCAGCGGTTCTACCACGTGCCGCGGGTCTTCCTTAGGGCTGGGGAGCCCAACACCGTGGTGCTCTtcgaggaggccggcggcgacccgTCGCGGGTGGGCTTCCACACGGTCGCTGTCGGCCCAGTCTGCGTGGAGGCCGCCGAGAAAGGGGACAACGTCACGCTGTCTTGCGGCCAGCACAAGGGGAGAACCATCTCAAGCGTGGACTTGGCCAGCTACGGCGTGACCCGAGGGCAGTGCGGCGCGTACCAGGGCGGCTGCGAGTCCAAGGCGGCATACGAGGCGTTCGCCGAGGCCTGCGTCGGGAAGGAGTCTTGCACGGTGCAGCACACTGAcgccttctccggcgccgggtGCCAGTCCGGCGTGCTCACCGTTCAGGCAACTTGCTGA